The following coding sequences are from one Eucalyptus grandis isolate ANBG69807.140 chromosome 11, ASM1654582v1, whole genome shotgun sequence window:
- the LOC104424737 gene encoding uncharacterized protein LOC104424737 produces MASITMTPTFSSSFQRASTGDSKKRSHALKRCCGVRAMRIEKPLEELYNVRVERKVSKERLEELGVSRWSVWKTGKCRLPWDWQVDQLVYVEEGEVRVVPEGSERYMQFLAGDLVLYPKWFEADLYFNGPYQERYSFRAYGDD; encoded by the coding sequence ATGGCGAGCATCACCATGACTCCAACTTTCAGCTCTTCCTTTCAGAGAGCAAGCACTGGAGACAGCAAGAAACGTAGTCATGCCCTCAAGAGATGTTGCGGCGTAAGGGCAATGCGGATAGAGAAACCTCTGGAGGAACTGTACAATGTGAGGGTGGAGAGGAAAGTGTCAAAGGAACGGCTCGAGGAGCTCGGGGTTTCGAGATGGTCGGTGTGGAAAACAGGCAAGTGCCGCTTGCCTTGGGACTGGCAAGTGGATCAGCTGGTGTACGTCGAGGAAGGGGAAGTCAGGGTCGTGCCTGAGGGAAGCGAACGTTACATGCAATTCTTGGCCGGTGACCTCGTGCTTTATCCAAAGTGGTTTGAGGCTGACCTTTACTTCAATGGACCATACCAAGAGCGGTATAGTTTCCGAGCATACGGTGATGATTAG